The segment GTATACCAAATCCGCATAGCTATCTTTCATTCAACTCGACTCTACTGCCATGTCTTCATCTTATATTCTACCTTTTAAATTGagtttgctttatttatttgtaaattaATGGCATTAGCACGCTCTTTTTTCATTGCCTTTCCAAGAAAATAACcatgtttttttagttttatctcCTTCtgattcagagagagagagagagagagagagatggccCATATGAAAAATGTACTAATAAATATAGATGacgatttttatttctttattttttaagttagacATGACTAAAAGTTTTGTGAATCCAAGCATTCATATCCTTTTGTAATATCTAGCTatatttttgttcaataagtcacttttttactttaagggtccatttggtttgGGTTACAAGGGATAAAAAATAGGGAGTAAAAAATAGGAGTGTAATGAAAAAGATggtttgtttagttttttttttttttttttttttttttttgtggggggtgGGATTTTGATGGGGTTCATGTGTTTTCTTCCAAGCCCATcaattttttgagaagaagcccaccaaattctctctctccaatttggagagattATAGGAGATAAAATGGGAGAAAAAAGGGTAGATGACAAAACACCAAAACTACCTCTTCTCTCTATTGTGACGTTGTTGATCCTTTTTGGGGTCAACgtatttgatttttaacaaacaaagggatttggtttttattttttttaatcaattgtggaattaaaaaaaaaaaggtttttttttaatcaaatgttGGATTGAATTATattctattaattttaattgataataagtaataatattttattaaataattacaataaattattttttatattatgtagGGTTATAAGAAATTTGTACAAACAACATTTtctatcatcttttttttttttttctcaactaaacaaataagttttcaatcttttcattttttcatcctcttgagagaaaactaaaatatCTTTTATCCTTCCATTTTTCCATCCTAACATCTTAATTATTGGTGAAAGGTCTTCATAACTTAATCGTGTAAACCAAATGATCAATTAACCTAAGTAAGACCAATAATCCTACGTACACACCTGaagtttgtttggtttttactTATTTTCAGCAGCATATTTGtatattatttatcaaaatcaaaatatatagtttttggtaagttgtatgtttttttaatttttttattataagataTAAGTTGTATgttaaatagtaacaaaaagttaaaaactaacttatttcttaaaagttaaaagttagatTACGGGAAAATATGTtagacaaataataaaaaaacaaaaacaaaaaacaataattgaaagCCAATTATAATCACCTTCACTTTGTTTTTTCCAGTAAAActgtaaaacattttcaaatttaaaatatctcCAAGTGTTTGGAGTgacatataaaattttgaagtacAAATCATCAAAACTTGTGGCTAAGCTAGAAATGACGGAGGTTGCCTGCGCCTTTGATTTTAGGCTGTCAGCAGCACAGAACACACTAATCCGTGACCTGTGACCTGTGACCTGTGACCAGATCGCCAAAGTCGGTCATTGGACCATAGGCTTTGTGTAACTAGACCACTAGCACTGACCAATAGAACATGACCCAGCCaccaaatgaatttttaaaggtaaaatttaCAATGGATTTtaccgtaaaaaaaaaaaaaacatttttcatgtttaatcAAATTTTACAATGGAACATCTattataaaaacattttaaaacaaatgaagCATCAATCTCACACTTTACtaagttgtcaaattttttttttttttttttttgctgaattactAAGTTGTCAATTTATGATAGTAGAAATATTACTTTCATATAgattttttagttatatttaTTATGCACCAACTACAATTTAACACATTAATTGAAGTAAATGGTTAGTCTctaaacttttttaatttttagacctCGAGTTGTTGAGGTTCCACCTCATCGTTTCTTCTTTGTTACAGTTTTTGTCTTGTTTCTCGTCCTTCACGGCTCATGTATAGCTTTCCCTCCCACCCAAAAATCCCAGAAAGAAATagtaatagtatatatataaaacaaaataaaataacaaataattattttatttttaaaaaagaaagaagacaaaagagaggggcaaaatggtaaaaacaaattaaaaaaaagaagaagaagcatttCTCTTTCGCTAAAATTACAGTTGACATTTCCACCACTCTCCTCTTCCCTTCCCTTCCAACCCACGTCTctgcaactctctctctcttacattGATACCTTCTCTTCACCTTAATTCATTTCCCAAAATACCCTCTTAACTCACACTTCATATCTCTTTAGATCCCAAACCAACCCCAATTCGAACCCACATTCCATTCCCATttccacaacaaaaaaaagaaaaagaaaaaaagaaaaacgatgTCGTTCCAGGAAGGTGACATAGAAGTAGAGGTGGACGATGAAGAAGCCTTGGAACACACACTCCTCGTAGTCCGCGAAGTCTCCGTCTACAAAATCCCACCTCGTTCCACCTCGGGCGGGTACAAGTGCGGTGAGTGGCTCCAATCCGATAAGATCTGGTCGGGTCGGCTCCGGGTCGTTTCGTGTAAAGCCCGGTGCGAGATCCGACTCGAGGACCCTGGTTCCGGCGATCTATTCGCCGCGTGCTTTGTGCTGCCCGGTCAGCCTCGGGAGTCTTCGGTGGAGACTGTTCTTGATTCCTCGAGGTATTTCGTTTTGAAAATTGAGGATGGGCGCGGGAAGCACGCGTTTGTTGGGTTGGGATTCGCGGAGAGAAATGAGGCTTTCGATTTCAATGTGGCGCTTTCGGATCACGAGAAACATGTGAGGAGGGAGCAGGAGAAGGAGGTTGGGGAGAGTAGTGATGATACCCATATCGACATTCATCCTGCTGTTAATCATAGATtgaaggtcttttttttttttaataccaattCTATAatgggttttctttgttttgtttgatctggtgtgaaattttgtgttttgcGTAGTAGTGGAACTTGAATGTGAGTTTTTGTGTGGTGGGTGTTGTTTATTTCAGCTGCAATGCATGTTTGTATGTGTCGGGATTGAAGAATGAATAACTTAGATTAATGGGTGTTTGGAGtgtaatttaatattaatgGGTGTTGTGCATTTGTCTAAATTTGCATAATTTAGATAGAAAAGTGTGTATTTAGTTATTTTGGTATAATGAGTGTTGTgggtgtttatttatttgtgcaAAGATTGTAATCTGTTGGACTAGAAGATTGTATGATTTTGGTATTGTAGTGTTATGGCTTGtgcaagatttttatttttctgttggACTAGAAGATTGTTTGATTTGGAATCATAGTGTTGTGGAAAGAGTTTGCATTTCGTCTATGTTTTGCTTTCGCCCTGCATTGATAACTATTTTAAAGGTCATTCTTGCTACATTTTACTCTATAAAAATCATGGGCCACATTTCGACCTACATTGGTGAACCTTATTTGGGCctaaacttgtctttggttctGTTTCTGGATGGAATTGACTTTACTGTGTTTTATAGGAAGGTGAAACCATCCGGATCAATGTGAAGCCCAAACCAACTAGTGGAACTGGTATGCTCTCAGCTGCTGGTCTGACAGGTGCAGTTTCTGGAACCGCAAAGCCTAAAGCCTTGAGCCTCGCTCCACCACCTACTGGAGCAGGAAAAATCAGGTCTCCTCTCCCTCCTCCTCCCAATGATCCTGCTGCTGCTCGGATAACCTCTACCAGTCACCAAGGTGTTGTTATCAAGGGGCCTAAGGAAAATGCGAGGCATTCAAATGATCCTTTATCAGACCTCTCTCCACTTGAGGTATGCCTCACATCCTTCATCCCCATCCTTTTCGTACACATGATTTCACAAGTAGTGGGAACCAGAAAACTCGACGTATTTGTTAATTGTTATGACTTCCTGAAATGCAATATCTGGCTGTTTCCATTTACaaatgtatttaattttaaggacccacatgattttttttcctaatgcaTGGGTAGGAAATCTTAAAGAAGGCATAGTGATCTTCCCATGGCTCACTGTATCTCTTCTTAACTAGGGACATATGTATCACTTTCTATgttatgaaaagttaaaaacttcAGAATACCTAGAAGGTTTGACATGCACCTTTTAAATAACAAAGATGACTATTATGATTTAAATTTTCCTCTCTCATTAGAGACGATATTGAAGTTATGGTTCATCTTTGGCAAACTCAGTTAGACCTGGGGGCCATTTCGGACCTCATTGATTTCTTTGAGAGGGATACTGAATAAGTGGTTGTGATGCACTATGGTTCCATATGGGTGGAGTTAAGAATGATAGTTTGCAGTTTGGAGCTCCCTAAGACCTTTTTGCAATATAGACTGCTAGTAATAGTGCAGCAGACTTCTTCAGTTTTATACACGTTCTACTTCATTGTGGCGTATTATTTGGATCAAAGAATTAACATGTGAGTGGCTTATTATAATGGATGTTTTTTGTATACATGACTTTCATGGCCTTTTTTACCCCTATGAAGAGCATATCTGTAATCTGTTGTAAGTTTTGACATCGATATTGATGTCTTTGTGCTATTGGAACTTGAAAATATGgttattaacatttttcttcttggttAGAAGTGATTTATGAAGCATATGCGAATGGCACTCTGACATGTTTACTAGCTTCCTTTTATGTCAAGTTAATGAGGTACCTGGTTAGTTTTTTTGAGATATAAGAATTCTTACAGGAGCATTAAGTTGCTTTTATATGGTGAAATTCATCTGCAATTTCAATCTAGGAAGCATATTGAGGTGGTGACGAGAACTTAGGTCTAGCATTGTAGAAGGGTTTAAGGAGAAATTCTAGCAATAACCAAGGTTTaagcaaagaaaaagataacAGGATTGAAGTTGGAtcaatcaaatatcaatttctAGGCTCAAAGAGTTCAAgaaatattcaaatttattatttaatagattaaaaagaaaatgctgCCTACAACGTTGGTTCAAACCCCAACTCCTCCCCCCCTATTATCtttcttattatttaaaaaaaaaaaattcttttatttatttatttattgagaaaaCCGATACATCAAGTGTACATGGGGTATACTAGATGAATAACACATTTAGGTTCTAAGTTTACAATGATCCataaaatctaattaattataGAAAGAGGCTATTTGTAATAGCCTTTAGTAACCCTAGAATGCTAGCCCTTCATCTTACATATAACAATTAAATCCTAACTGTCCAGctttattaaaattcacatgCTAGTcacaagattttttaaaactaCTAATGACaataataaatcaaatattacatagaaaaataaaagagaatggACTAATGAGCCATTTTTTTCCGTTTGGGCTTAAATTCTCCTTCACCAGCTCTCCTCAGATTGTAGAAAACTTGTCCTTGAGTTTGGATTTAATCTTTCATGATCCGTGGAATCCCGAATAAtattttccatctttttttgTCACCTTAAGTACGTCAGGAAATAATTTGTTAGTGTTACGATGCCAATAAGAACTTGTGCATAACAAGCTGATaacatttctttaaattttcaCATCAACAAGTCACGTAAAATGAATTATCATCATTTGGCAccataccttaaaaaaaaaaaaaaaaaaactttgttctAAAAATTCGCTCAACCTCATCCTTTCTTCTCATAAATCTTGTTGAATTGAGTCTTGCTCCATAAATTATTCCCAAACACAATCaaatcttttatctttatcttcataaaaataaagattcTCATGATTCAACATTATGCCGATAGAAGAATTATTAAAAGTCACCTCTTTCCAAGTGGAAGTATCCATCTTcactaatggcctgtttggataaagccaggaaggagggggagtagagaggagtagagtagagttggctaaaaataagctaattttgtgctaaatctactctaccctactctactccccctccctccctccctccctctcaatccaaatggactaTAAGATATTCTCTTTGGAATTTCATTGAATAGCAGTGGTTTATTGAAATCAAAATGTGTTTGCAAACCTATATAATCAAAAAAAGTGTTTGCAAACCTTTCATGTCCAAAAGAAGATATTCGACTTGCATTGAACACTTGTTATCACTCACTTGAATAGTTTCTTCAATATGTATTGAAGTACGCACCTCCAAATCACTGTCATCAAAGTACACATCATAAATCGGTAAAGAATCCCAGTCTATGGCAcaaactctttcaaaattttcatcctccAATTCAACTACCCACAACCAATTCTTCAATCCACCTTGTACTGCATGTTCTGCAGTTCCAGCAtcatgaaaactgaaaaggtttTTCATCTTCTATATCGTCATTCTGATCCTTGAGTCCAAGTGGTCATGGTTGCCTTC is part of the Quercus robur chromosome 9, dhQueRobu3.1, whole genome shotgun sequence genome and harbors:
- the LOC126698488 gene encoding uncharacterized protein At1g03900, with protein sequence MSFQEGDIEVEVDDEEALEHTLLVVREVSVYKIPPRSTSGGYKCGEWLQSDKIWSGRLRVVSCKARCEIRLEDPGSGDLFAACFVLPGQPRESSVETVLDSSRYFVLKIEDGRGKHAFVGLGFAERNEAFDFNVALSDHEKHVRREQEKEVGESSDDTHIDIHPAVNHRLKEGETIRINVKPKPTSGTGMLSAAGLTGAVSGTAKPKALSLAPPPTGAGKIRSPLPPPPNDPAAARITSTSHQGVVIKGPKENARHSNDPLSDLSPLERNLPTATGSGSTKATASGWAAF